The DNA region GAAGCTACAGAACGAAACGACGTACGTGATGGCAAGCAGGGTCAGCGTCTTCGTTCGAGCAGAGGGCTTCGACATGGGTTAGAGCGGACCGCTAATCCGTCGCGTCGGCGATACTGGGGTTCGCGGAGTCAAATCCGCGGGGAGACTTTCCACTGCTTTTCGACCTCGTACCCGTCGGTGGCGACGCCGTCGTCAACTTTCAGGTCCACGCACTCCCAGTCGAAGTCGTGGCCGTTCCGGCCTCGAAGTTCCGCACCGACGCGGTACCAGCCGTCGTTCTCGATAGCGCAGGTCTCGGTGTCGTTGGGGTCCGTGACTCGACAATCCCACGGAACCGGTCCCGCGCCGGGCGCGTCGTCTTCCACCTCGAAGTCGTTCCCGAGGAAGGCCACGCCGAGCGCAGCGACGCCGACGCCGTATTTCGTCACGTCGTCGTCGTGGTCGTCGTACCACGTATTGGCGTACGCGCCGCCGTGCCACCACGCGCGGCCGTGTCCGGTCTTCGGCGCACTGCCGTACCCTCCGGTGGCGCGACCCGTGGCTCCGCGGCCACCGCCGCCGCCCCGGCCCTTCGCGCTGGCGCTTCCGACGGGGTTGAGACCCCCGACCTGTCCGGGGTCCGCGAGGTCGTTCAGGTCGTCGTCGTCAAGTCGGGACATGACCCACGTATTGTCTTCGATGTCAACCTGAAGCTTTCCGTTTCGGGCTTCGATACTCTGAAAGACGTTCGACTTCCGGGGCGGCGGGGACTTGTTTCCGGTACAGCCAGCGATGGCGGAGGCGGCTACGAGGCCGGTACCGGCGATGAATTCGCGGCGTCGCATGAGCGCAGTCTTCGTATGATACCTATAAATGCTTGTTGGAAAATAGTTTTCCGAGTAACTGAATATCGTGAGTTTCGAAATTGGCGGGAAGGTCCCCGTCGCTCAGTCGTGGCCCGACACCGGCACGGGTTCGTAGGATTCTTCGAGATACGCGAGGTCGCTGGCCGAGAGGTCGATATCGAGGGCTTCGACCGCGTCCTCCAGATGTTCGACGCTGGTGGTACCGACGATAGGCGCGTCCACCCAGTCTTTGTGCAGCAGCCACGACAGCGAAATCTGTGCCATCGTGACGCCCTTCTCGGCGGCGAGTTCCTGCACTCGCTCGTTTACCTCCTTCCCGCCGCCCTCGCGGTAGGGGTGGTCGTACATGTGGTCTTCCGTCTCGCCGCGCGTCGTCGCGTCGATTTCCTCGTACGGTCGGGTCAGGTAGCCCCGAGCGAGGGGACTCCACGGCATGACGCCGACGTTCTCTTTTTCACAGAGGGGAAGCATCTCGCGTTCCTCTTCGCGGTAGACGAGGTTGTAGTGGTTCTGCATGGTCTGGAACCGCTCCAGTCCGAGGCGGTCGCTCGCGTGCAGGGCGTCGGCGAACTGGTGTGCCCACATCGAGGAGGCCCCGACGTGGCGGACCTTTCCGCGGCGCACCGCGTCGTCCAGCGCGCGCAGGGTCTGCTCGATTGGTGTGTCGTCGTCCCAGCGGTGAATCTGGTAGAGGTCGATGGTGTCCATGCCGAGGCGGTCGAGGCTGTTCTCCAACTCCTGCTCTATCGCCTTGCGCGAGAGACCGCCCGAGTTGGGGTTGTCCTCGTCCATCTGGAAGTAACACTTCGTGGCGACGACGCTCTCGTCGCGTCGGCCCTCCAAGGCGTCG from Halorussus pelagicus includes:
- a CDS encoding aldo/keto reductase encodes the protein MEYTTLGDTGTEVSRICLGCMSFGSSDWRPWVLDPEEGEEIIERAVELGINFFDTANMYSNGESERVLGDALEGRRDESVVATKCYFQMDEDNPNSGGLSRKAIEQELENSLDRLGMDTIDLYQIHRWDDDTPIEQTLRALDDAVRRGKVRHVGASSMWAHQFADALHASDRLGLERFQTMQNHYNLVYREEEREMLPLCEKENVGVMPWSPLARGYLTRPYEEIDATTRGETEDHMYDHPYREGGGKEVNERVQELAAEKGVTMAQISLSWLLHKDWVDAPIVGTTSVEHLEDAVEALDIDLSASDLAYLEESYEPVPVSGHD